In the Pseudomonas orientalis genome, one interval contains:
- a CDS encoding DODA-type extradiol aromatic ring-opening family dioxygenase translates to MLPSLFISHGSPMLALQPGASGPALQRLAAELPRPKAIVVVSAHWESRELLVSGSAAPETWHDFGGFPRELFAVQYPAPGDPQLATDIVELLHADGLGAHIDERRPFDHGTWVPLSLMYPAADIPVVQVSLPSRMGPALQTRVGHALAGLREQGVLLIGSGSITHNLGELDWRAGPETITPWALEFRDWVVDKLAANDETALHDYRRQAPHAIRSHPSDEHLLPLYFARGAGADFSVAHQGFTLGALGMDIYRFG, encoded by the coding sequence ATGCTTCCCAGCCTGTTTATCTCCCACGGTTCGCCCATGCTCGCCCTGCAACCCGGCGCCAGCGGCCCGGCACTGCAACGTCTGGCGGCCGAACTGCCCCGCCCAAAGGCGATTGTGGTGGTATCGGCGCATTGGGAGAGCCGCGAATTACTGGTCAGCGGCAGCGCCGCCCCAGAAACCTGGCACGACTTCGGCGGCTTCCCCCGCGAGCTGTTTGCCGTGCAGTATCCAGCGCCGGGCGACCCACAGCTGGCCACTGACATCGTCGAGCTGCTGCATGCCGATGGCTTAGGCGCGCACATCGATGAGCGCCGCCCCTTCGACCACGGCACCTGGGTGCCACTGTCGCTGATGTATCCGGCGGCGGATATCCCGGTGGTGCAAGTGTCGCTGCCCAGCCGCATGGGCCCGGCGCTCCAGACCCGGGTTGGGCATGCGCTCGCCGGCCTGCGCGAGCAAGGCGTGTTGTTGATCGGCTCCGGCAGCATCACCCATAACCTGGGCGAACTGGACTGGCGTGCAGGGCCTGAGACCATCACGCCATGGGCACTGGAGTTCCGCGACTGGGTTGTCGACAAGCTGGCGGCCAATGATGAAACCGCGTTGCACGATTATCGTCGACAGGCCCCTCACGCCATACGCAGCCATCCCAGCGATGAACATTTGTTGCCGTTGTACTTCGCGCGCGGTGCAGGCGCAGATTTCAGCGTAGCGCACCAAGGCTTCACACTGGGCGCCCTTGGCATGGACATCTATCGTTTTGGCTGA
- a CDS encoding thiopurine S-methyltransferase yields MEPEFWRDRWARNQIGFHLPEVNPYLQRYWSQLGVAGGAKVLVPLCGKSLDLVWLASQGYHVMGVELSEQAVEAFFSEQGLAPQISQRGGFKVYQTSLIEVWCGDFFALDAQSVADCSALYDRAALIALPPLMRAQYTERLNALLGSGAKGLLITLDYDQMRKAGPPFAVSDDEVHVLLGGHWALDRLEEQDIQGESWKFERVYRLTKV; encoded by the coding sequence ATGGAACCTGAGTTTTGGCGGGACCGTTGGGCACGCAACCAGATTGGCTTTCATTTGCCTGAGGTTAACCCTTATCTGCAGCGATATTGGTCGCAGTTGGGAGTGGCGGGCGGGGCCAAGGTGCTGGTGCCGTTGTGTGGCAAAAGCCTGGATCTGGTATGGCTGGCCAGTCAGGGCTACCACGTGATGGGTGTGGAACTGTCCGAGCAGGCGGTTGAGGCGTTCTTCAGCGAGCAGGGGCTGGCGCCGCAGATCAGCCAACGGGGCGGCTTCAAGGTGTACCAGACGAGCCTGATCGAAGTGTGGTGTGGGGATTTCTTCGCCCTCGACGCACAGTCAGTCGCTGATTGCAGTGCGCTGTATGACCGCGCAGCGTTGATCGCATTGCCGCCGTTGATGCGGGCGCAATACACCGAACGCCTCAATGCGTTGCTGGGCAGTGGCGCCAAAGGCTTGTTGATTACGCTCGATTACGACCAGATGCGAAAGGCCGGGCCGCCCTTTGCGGTCAGCGATGACGAAGTGCACGTGTTGCTCGGCGGACACTGGGCGTTGGACAGGCTCGAAGAACAGGACATTCAGGGCGAGAGCTGGAAGTTCGAGCGGGTTTACCGGTTGACCAAGGTCTGA
- the htpX gene encoding protease HtpX: MMRILLFLATNLAVVLIASVTLSLFGFNGFMAANGVDLNLNQLLIFCAVFGFAGSLFSLFISKWMAKMSTSTQIITQPRTRHEQWLMQTVEQLSQEAGIKMPEVGIFPAYEANAFATGWNKNDALVAVSQGLLERFSPDEVKAVLAHEIGHVANGDMVTLALVQGVVNTFVMFFARIIGNFVDKVIFKNEEGRGIAYFVATIFAELVLGFLASAIVMWFSRKREFRADEAGARLAGTSAMIGALQRLRSEQGLPVHMPDSLTAFGINGGIKQGLARMFMSHPPLEERIDALRRRG, translated from the coding sequence ATGATGCGCATCCTGCTGTTCTTGGCCACTAACCTGGCAGTCGTACTGATTGCCAGCGTCACCCTGAGCCTTTTTGGCTTCAATGGGTTCATGGCGGCCAACGGGGTTGATCTGAACCTCAATCAGCTGCTGATTTTCTGTGCGGTCTTTGGTTTTGCCGGTTCGCTGTTCTCGCTGTTCATCTCCAAGTGGATGGCGAAAATGAGCACCAGCACCCAGATCATCACTCAACCACGCACTCGCCATGAACAATGGCTGATGCAAACTGTGGAGCAGTTGTCTCAAGAAGCAGGCATCAAAATGCCCGAGGTAGGGATTTTCCCTGCTTATGAGGCCAACGCGTTCGCCACCGGCTGGAACAAGAACGACGCACTGGTCGCCGTCAGCCAGGGCCTGCTGGAGCGTTTCTCGCCGGACGAAGTCAAAGCGGTGCTGGCACACGAGATCGGCCACGTGGCCAATGGCGACATGGTCACCCTCGCGCTGGTGCAGGGCGTGGTGAATACCTTCGTGATGTTCTTTGCACGGATCATCGGTAACTTCGTCGACAAGGTGATCTTCAAGAACGAAGAAGGCCGCGGTATTGCCTACTTCGTGGCGACGATCTTCGCCGAACTGGTCCTGGGCTTCCTGGCCAGCGCCATCGTTATGTGGTTCTCGCGTAAACGTGAGTTCCGCGCAGACGAAGCCGGCGCACGCCTGGCGGGCACCAGCGCGATGATCGGCGCACTGCAGCGCCTGCGCTCCGAACAAGGCCTGCCGGTGCATATGCCGGACAGCCTGACCGCCTTCGGCATCAACGGTGGCATCAAGCAAGGCCTGGCGCGTATGTTCATGAGTCACCCGCCGCTGGAAGAGCGGATCGACGCGCTGCGTCGTCGCGGCTGA
- a CDS encoding pyridoxal phosphate-dependent aminotransferase → MQVSKSNKLANVCYDIRGPVLKHAKRLEEEGHRILKLNIGNPAPFGFEAPDEILQDVIRNLPTAQGYSDSKGLFSARKAVMQYYQQKQVEGVGIEDIYLGNGVSELIVMSLQALLNNGDEVLVPAPDYPLWTAAVTLAGGHPVHYLCDEGADWFPDLADIKAKITPNTKALVIINPNNPTGAVYSREVLLGMLELARQHNLVVFSDEIYDKILYDDAVHVCTASLAPDLLCLTFNGLSKSYRVAGFRSGWIAISGPKHNAQSYIEGIDMLANMRLCANVPSQHAIQTALGGYQSINDLVLPQGRLLEQRNRTWELLNAIPGVSCVKPMGALYAFPRIDPKVCPILNDEKFVLDLLLSEKLLVVQGTAFNWPWPDHFRVVTLPRVDELDMAIGRIGNFLKSYRQ, encoded by the coding sequence ATGCAGGTCAGCAAATCGAACAAGCTCGCCAACGTCTGCTACGACATTCGCGGCCCGGTGCTCAAGCACGCCAAACGCCTAGAGGAGGAAGGACATCGCATCCTCAAGCTGAACATCGGCAACCCGGCGCCCTTTGGTTTCGAAGCGCCCGACGAAATCCTCCAGGACGTGATCCGCAACCTCCCCACGGCCCAGGGCTACAGCGACTCCAAGGGCCTGTTCAGCGCACGCAAGGCGGTGATGCAGTATTACCAGCAGAAGCAGGTGGAAGGTGTCGGTATCGAAGACATCTACCTGGGCAATGGCGTGTCCGAGCTGATCGTGATGTCGCTGCAGGCCTTGCTCAACAACGGCGACGAAGTACTGGTACCCGCGCCGGATTACCCGCTATGGACCGCTGCCGTGACCCTGGCCGGTGGCCACCCGGTGCATTACCTCTGCGACGAAGGTGCCGACTGGTTCCCTGACCTGGCCGATATCAAGGCCAAGATCACCCCGAACACAAAGGCCCTGGTGATCATCAACCCGAACAACCCCACCGGCGCCGTGTACTCCAGAGAAGTGCTGCTGGGCATGCTCGAACTGGCGCGCCAACACAACCTGGTGGTGTTCTCCGATGAGATCTACGACAAGATCCTCTACGATGACGCCGTCCATGTGTGCACCGCCTCCCTGGCACCCGACCTGCTGTGCCTGACCTTCAATGGCCTGTCCAAGTCCTACCGCGTGGCAGGATTCCGCTCCGGCTGGATCGCCATTTCCGGCCCCAAGCACAACGCCCAAAGCTATATCGAAGGCATCGACATGCTGGCCAATATGCGTCTGTGCGCCAACGTGCCGAGCCAGCACGCGATCCAGACCGCACTCGGCGGCTACCAGAGCATCAACGACCTGGTCCTGCCCCAAGGCCGCCTTTTGGAGCAACGTAACCGCACCTGGGAGCTGCTCAACGCAATCCCGGGCGTCAGCTGCGTGAAGCCCATGGGAGCGCTGTACGCCTTCCCGCGGATTGACCCGAAAGTCTGCCCGATCCTCAACGACGAAAAATTCGTGCTCGACCTGCTGCTGTCGGAAAAGCTGCTGGTAGTGCAGGGCACCGCATTCAACTGGCCGTGGCCGGATCACTTTCGCGTAGTGACCTTGCCGCGCGTGGATGAACTGGATATGGCCATCGGTCGCATCGGCAACTTCCTGAAGTCCTATCGCCAGTAA
- the msrB gene encoding peptide-methionine (R)-S-oxide reductase MsrB gives MEKLQKTVEEWKAMLDPEQYNVCRLKGTERPFSGKYNETRTDGVYHCICCNEPLFDSTAKFDSGCGWPSFYEPIDDRAMVEIRDVSHGMIRTEVTCAKCDAHLGHVFPDGPPPTGLRYCINSVCLDLVPR, from the coding sequence ATGGAAAAGCTGCAGAAAACCGTTGAAGAATGGAAAGCCATGCTCGATCCGGAGCAGTACAACGTGTGCCGTCTCAAGGGCACCGAGCGACCTTTCAGCGGCAAGTACAACGAGACCAGGACCGACGGCGTGTACCACTGCATTTGCTGCAATGAGCCGCTGTTCGATTCCACCGCCAAGTTCGATTCAGGTTGCGGCTGGCCCAGCTTCTACGAGCCGATTGACGATCGTGCCATGGTCGAGATTCGCGATGTCAGCCACGGCATGATTCGCACCGAAGTCACCTGTGCCAAGTGTGATGCACACCTGGGGCATGTGTTCCCGGACGGTCCGCCGCCGACCGGCCTGCGTTACTGCATCAACTCGGTGTGCCTGGACCTGGTGCCGCGCTGA
- a CDS encoding glutathione peroxidase produces MSDNLLSIPCTTIKGEQKTLADFAGKAILVVNTASKCGFTPQYKGLEQLWQQYKDQGLVVLGFPCNQFGKQEPGNEGAIAEFCELNFGVSFPLFKKIDVNGSDAHPLFVQLKKQAPGLLGSKNIKWNFTKFLIGRDGRQVKRFAPTTKPQDLSQEIEALLK; encoded by the coding sequence ATGAGCGACAACCTGCTGAGCATCCCTTGCACCACGATCAAGGGTGAGCAAAAGACCTTGGCCGATTTCGCCGGCAAGGCCATCCTCGTGGTCAACACCGCCAGCAAGTGTGGTTTCACCCCGCAGTACAAGGGCCTGGAACAGCTCTGGCAGCAATACAAGGACCAGGGCCTGGTGGTGCTGGGCTTTCCATGCAATCAGTTCGGCAAGCAGGAGCCGGGCAATGAAGGCGCGATAGCGGAGTTCTGCGAGCTGAACTTCGGCGTCAGTTTCCCTTTGTTCAAAAAGATCGACGTCAACGGCAGTGATGCCCACCCGCTGTTCGTGCAGTTGAAAAAACAGGCGCCGGGACTGCTGGGCTCGAAGAACATCAAGTGGAACTTCACCAAGTTCCTCATCGGGCGTGATGGCAGGCAGGTCAAGCGTTTTGCACCGACCACCAAGCCTCAGGATCTGAGCCAGGAGATCGAAGCGCTGCTCAAATGA
- a CDS encoding ATP-binding protein has product MDIKFAHRLSYKQARLTVLVGFVLGTLLSLIQIGIDYASEDASINREIRSLIEISHNPASRIAYNIDAELAQELTLGLLHSPAIVHAQLIDNNGVVLADVDRPRQESHYRPLSDFLFGANRQFEDRLYLGHMPNESLGVLRLDVDTYAFGGRFLRRAEVTLLNGFVRSLLLTGILLGLFYVMLTQPLVRIIRALSTRRQARLDCPPGHEHDEIGVLVNVANQQFENLETEIQQRRHAEDRLTEYLGQLEDIVSARTLELKTSNQRLSQFNDELEAARLNALSMAQARAAFLANMSHEIRTPLNGLLGMIALSLDSPLNPEQRQQLSIAHDSGKVLVELLNDILDLSKFDAGQLELERIPFDLGSLVEDTANLLSQNAAPSVELTCLIDPLFPAQVIGDSTRVRQIVSNLLSNALKFTRFGRVDVRLSQHGEGVRIEVCDTGIGIAQDAQVKIFQPFTQAGAGITRQYGGTGLGLALTHNLCEAMQGRLSISSEVGFGSQFCVDLPLPAHLPAVAQAPLTGDVIVITNQSSGLGELLSTLLPHWGLAPRCYCMEDDLSGQHPDLLITDCPECLFRLRPGITAPILVVTAYGNFMPGEEVAALAPLQQQARPLSRNALYQILQRYLHSDTQPLPDPVQIDATSLSHRARILLVEDNPVNQLVAKGMLGKLGCEVIVAGHGGEALKCLEDQRFDMVLMDCNMPVMNGYEASRQIRQSGRWPDLPIVALTANALSEERERCRAAGMNDYLAKPFRREELKALLDLWVPETTSL; this is encoded by the coding sequence ATGGATATCAAGTTCGCCCACCGCTTGTCTTATAAACAAGCCAGATTGACTGTGCTGGTCGGTTTCGTCTTGGGAACCTTGCTCAGTCTTATCCAAATCGGCATTGATTATGCCAGCGAAGACGCATCCATCAACCGTGAAATACGCTCGCTGATCGAAATCAGCCACAACCCCGCCTCGCGCATCGCCTATAACATCGATGCCGAACTTGCCCAGGAATTGACCCTGGGCCTGCTGCACTCCCCTGCCATTGTTCACGCCCAGTTGATCGACAACAACGGTGTGGTGCTGGCCGATGTCGACCGGCCGCGCCAGGAAAGCCATTATCGCCCGCTCAGCGATTTTCTGTTTGGCGCCAACCGTCAATTCGAAGACCGTCTGTACCTCGGCCATATGCCCAACGAATCCCTCGGCGTACTGCGCCTTGACGTAGACACCTACGCGTTTGGCGGCCGCTTCCTGCGCCGCGCCGAGGTCACGTTGCTCAACGGCTTTGTTCGCAGCCTGCTGCTGACCGGGATCCTGCTGGGCTTGTTCTACGTGATGCTCACCCAACCGCTGGTGCGCATTATTCGAGCGTTGAGCACGCGCAGACAGGCGCGCCTGGACTGCCCGCCAGGGCATGAGCATGACGAAATCGGCGTGCTGGTCAACGTCGCCAACCAGCAGTTCGAAAACCTGGAAACCGAGATTCAGCAGCGACGCCATGCCGAAGATCGACTTACCGAATACCTGGGCCAGCTCGAAGACATCGTTTCTGCGCGCACCCTTGAGCTCAAGACCAGCAACCAGCGCTTGAGCCAGTTCAATGATGAGCTGGAGGCTGCCAGATTGAATGCGCTGAGCATGGCCCAGGCGCGGGCGGCGTTTCTGGCCAATATGAGCCATGAAATCCGCACCCCGCTCAATGGCCTGCTGGGCATGATTGCCCTGTCGCTGGACAGCCCGCTCAACCCCGAGCAGCGCCAGCAACTGTCCATCGCCCATGACTCCGGCAAGGTACTGGTGGAGTTGCTCAACGATATCCTCGACCTGTCCAAGTTTGACGCGGGTCAACTGGAGCTTGAGCGCATCCCGTTCGACCTTGGCTCACTGGTGGAAGACACCGCCAACCTGTTGTCGCAAAACGCCGCGCCCAGTGTTGAACTGACCTGCCTGATCGACCCGTTATTTCCTGCCCAGGTCATTGGAGACTCGACGCGGGTACGGCAAATTGTCAGTAACCTGCTGTCCAATGCCTTGAAGTTCACCCGCTTCGGCCGCGTAGATGTGCGCCTGAGCCAACACGGCGAAGGGGTGCGCATTGAAGTCTGCGATACCGGCATCGGCATTGCCCAGGACGCCCAGGTCAAGATCTTCCAGCCGTTTACCCAGGCCGGTGCCGGTATCACGCGCCAATATGGCGGCACGGGCTTGGGTCTTGCATTGACCCATAACCTGTGCGAAGCCATGCAGGGCCGCTTGAGCATCAGTTCGGAGGTCGGCTTCGGCAGTCAGTTCTGCGTCGACCTGCCGCTGCCTGCCCACCTGCCGGCGGTTGCTCAAGCGCCATTGACGGGGGATGTGATCGTCATTACCAACCAGAGCAGCGGTTTGGGAGAGTTGCTCAGCACGTTGCTGCCCCACTGGGGACTGGCGCCGCGTTGCTATTGCATGGAAGACGACCTGAGCGGGCAGCATCCCGACCTGTTGATCACCGATTGCCCGGAGTGCCTGTTCCGCCTGAGGCCGGGCATTACCGCGCCGATCCTGGTGGTGACGGCCTATGGCAATTTCATGCCCGGCGAAGAAGTCGCGGCCCTGGCACCGCTGCAGCAACAAGCCCGACCACTGAGCCGTAATGCGCTGTATCAGATCCTGCAGCGTTATTTGCACAGCGACACGCAGCCGCTTCCAGACCCGGTCCAAATCGACGCCACCTCCCTCAGCCACCGCGCGCGCATCCTGCTGGTGGAGGACAACCCGGTCAATCAACTGGTGGCCAAAGGTATGCTCGGCAAGCTTGGCTGCGAGGTCATTGTGGCCGGCCATGGTGGCGAAGCCCTCAAGTGTCTTGAGGACCAGCGTTTCGATATGGTGTTGATGGACTGCAACATGCCCGTGATGAACGGCTACGAAGCAAGCCGGCAGATTCGCCAGAGCGGCCGCTGGCCGGACCTGCCGATCGTTGCCTTGACCGCCAACGCCCTCTCCGAAGAGCGTGAGCGTTGCCGTGCGGCAGGGATGAACGATTACCTGGCCAAGCCGTTTCGCCGAGAAGAACTCAAGGCCCTGCTGGACCTGTGGGTGCCTGAGACGACAAGCCTCTGA
- a CDS encoding ATP-binding protein translates to MDSRLNAFLERADAVLARLEPLLPAPRQAIDWQHCLAARWQREGRTGFLLPLDVSLDMRLSDLIGVDKQRETLARNTQQFLDGLPANHALLWGSRGTGKSSMVRALLAQHAKAGLRLIEIERDHLADLPRVVEQLNKLAQRFILFCDDLSFEAGEGDYRVLKSVLDGSLEQAPENVLLYATSNRRHLVPENQSDNDNWKRVDGELHPSEAVEDKIALSDRFGLWLSFYPFTQEHFLNVVEHWIGELAGKAGLQWQRDEQLDILAVRWATGRGNRNGRCAYQFARYWVGLKLLERQP, encoded by the coding sequence GTGGATTCTCGATTGAATGCCTTTCTTGAGCGGGCTGACGCAGTGCTCGCGCGCCTGGAACCGCTGTTACCCGCCCCGCGCCAAGCCATTGACTGGCAGCACTGCCTGGCCGCGCGCTGGCAGCGCGAAGGCCGCACAGGCTTTCTATTACCGCTGGACGTCAGCCTGGACATGCGTCTGTCGGACCTGATCGGCGTCGACAAGCAACGGGAAACGCTGGCGCGTAACACCCAGCAGTTTCTTGACGGCTTGCCCGCCAACCATGCGTTGCTATGGGGTTCGCGTGGCACTGGCAAATCTTCCATGGTCCGCGCCTTGCTCGCCCAGCATGCCAAGGCCGGCCTGCGCTTGATCGAAATCGAGCGTGACCATCTGGCCGACCTGCCGCGCGTGGTCGAGCAACTGAACAAGCTGGCGCAGCGTTTCATTCTGTTCTGCGACGACCTGTCGTTCGAGGCCGGCGAAGGCGACTATCGCGTGCTCAAGAGTGTACTGGATGGCTCCCTGGAGCAGGCGCCGGAAAACGTGTTGCTGTACGCCACCTCCAACCGCCGTCACCTGGTGCCGGAGAACCAGAGTGACAACGACAATTGGAAGCGCGTGGATGGCGAACTGCACCCGAGCGAGGCGGTGGAAGACAAGATCGCCTTGTCCGACCGTTTCGGCTTGTGGCTGTCGTTTTATCCATTTACTCAGGAACATTTCCTGAATGTGGTCGAGCACTGGATCGGTGAGCTTGCAGGCAAGGCAGGCCTACAGTGGCAACGCGATGAACAGCTCGACATTCTCGCCGTGCGCTGGGCGACCGGACGCGGAAACCGCAATGGCCGCTGCGCCTATCAGTTCGCCCGTTACTGGGTGGGTCTCAAATTGCTGGAGCGTCAACCATGA
- a CDS encoding GAF domain-containing protein, with the protein MIDLQQAGTGLDGYALLCAQLESLLADERDFIANSAQFSAFLFNQLDDLNWAGFYLNRNEELVLGPFQGQIACVRIPFGRGVCGVAAATRQTQRVEDVHAFAGHIACDSASNSELVVPLVKNGQLIGVLDLDSPSLARFTPQDQVGIEQLAAIFLRLTDC; encoded by the coding sequence ATGATTGATTTGCAACAGGCCGGCACCGGCCTGGATGGCTATGCCTTGCTGTGCGCGCAACTGGAGTCACTGCTGGCCGATGAGCGGGATTTCATCGCCAACAGCGCGCAATTCTCCGCCTTTCTGTTCAATCAGTTGGACGACCTGAACTGGGCAGGTTTCTACCTTAATCGCAATGAGGAACTGGTGCTTGGTCCATTCCAGGGCCAGATTGCCTGTGTGCGGATCCCTTTCGGTCGTGGCGTGTGTGGCGTCGCCGCCGCAACCCGGCAGACCCAGCGAGTGGAAGACGTGCATGCGTTTGCCGGGCACATTGCCTGTGACAGCGCCTCGAACAGCGAATTGGTGGTGCCGCTGGTCAAGAACGGCCAATTGATCGGCGTGCTTGATCTCGACAGCCCATCGCTGGCTCGTTTTACCCCTCAGGACCAGGTGGGTATCGAACAACTGGCGGCTATTTTCCTGCGCTTGACCGATTGCTGA